The following nucleotide sequence is from Synergistaceae bacterium DZ-S4.
GCATATGAGATAGATCTGCTTGCCACGGTGATCGAACATAAAAAAATCTCCCCTTCATGGTAACTTGTTGGGGAGACTTTATATGAAGAATATTATTACTCACAGGTGCGGATGGTTTGACGCTTACCTCTTGTCAACGTGCAATTGGGGCATCTCGCGGCGCTGACTTAGCAACATTTATGATCCTTCGCTTCAACGTATGCACAATACGTCTTAGATAGTAACACCGCATGTTGCGTCGCTATCATCTCCGATCTGCCCCAATTGCATAATATGCTTTGAAAAAATCCGCTGCGCGTTGCGTCGTTGTCACTCGCTCTAAATCCCAATTGCGATGGTGAAGTGCGGCATAATGATGCCTCGGGAAGCTGCGACAAAAACGTTCGCGGGAAGCAGCTGGGAAGCAGTCGTAGGGGCCAGGGACAGGGGCCGCGAATTCTCCGCCGCAGAGGTAAAAAAATACCCCGCTCTGCGGCGGGGTTTTGATTGTCTGGTGGGCCCATCAGGAATCGAACCTGAAACCATCCGGTTATGAGCCGGGAGCTCTAACCAATTGAGCTATGGGCCCTCATTTGTCAGTCTATGGTGATAGCTGATACAGGACAGCTGTCTGCAGCCTCTTTGGCACAGTCAGTAATTTCCTGAGAAATAACCATGCCCTTTCCTTCGTCTTCGTCAAGCTTGAAAACTTCGGGGCAAAGCTGGACACATACACCGCAACCTATACACTCATCAAGGTTGATCTTGATACCCATGACATGGTCACCTCCCTTCCGGCGTAAGATTCTACGCTAAGAATGGGATTACGTCAAACGGTATTTTAAATTTATTTATCGGGTGTTACAAAAAGATTTGCCTGCCCCTGACTGTGCGAAAGGGTCAGAAGTGACCTGAATTCGGGTACAGCCTTTATTTCAGGCTCTTCTGAGGCAATGAAGATACCCACCCCGACAACTTCGGCATCAAACTGTTTGGCCATCAGCAGCATTCCCGCAGCAGTGCTCCCGCCCCTCATGAAGTCATCTACGATCAGTACGCGGCATCCTCTCTTGAGCTGTCTTGTGCCGATATACATCGTTTTAACGTCGCCACTTGCTGTCGGGTAGTGGACTCCTACTGCGGAGCCGTCACTGGGCCTGTTCCTGAATCTGCAGACCGCAAGAGGGACTCCCATTGCGTAAGCCGCAAACATTGCGACAGGGATCCCTTTGACCTCAGATGTCATCACGACGTCAGGCTGCGAGCCCGGGAAAAGCGAAGACATCGCGTATCCGAGGGACAGGGCTATCTCAGGATTAAATATCAGGTCGCTGTAATAGATGAGTCCTCCCGGCAGATACCTGTCTTTGTCGGCAAGCGTCTCCGCTATGTTCTGCAGCATCTTCGCCCTGTATTCTCCGGTACAGAGGGGGATGAACCGCGCGCCTCCGCTGCGGCCCCGGTCCACCTGCATCTGGCCGAAGCCCTCGGCTGTCATTGCGGAGTTGATCACTTCGACATCGTCGCTGATCACAGTTTTTGATACGTTGAATTTGCCTGCCAGATCAGTCAGCGAGACAAGTTTGGAAGGAGTAAGCATAAACCTGGCTGCAAGCCTTACAAGTCTTTCCGTTCTTTGCCCTCTCATTGAGCATCACTCCAATTCCGTTGTTTTTATTACCCAGTCTTCCCGATCCAGCAAAGAGATCGCCCTTCTGCTCAGTTCTCCGTCGTCGAATACCATAAAAAAAGCGCTTCCGCTCCCCGAGAGCCCCCATGCAAGCGCTCCGGAGCTCTCTGCCGTTTCAAAGGCCCTGAAGTACTCGGGACGGCCTTTTGACACCACTTCAAGAAAATCGTTGGGCAGGAGACCTGCGGCCTGACCCGCCCGCAATTTGCGAAGTATCTCAAAGGCTTCCGTCTCGTACTCTTCGGGGCACAGAGATACCCTCGCTTCCCTGCGAAGATCATCGATCCCCCTGTACGCGGCGGAAGTGTCAGATCTCCAGTACGGGAACCCTATGATCCACCTCAGACCTTTCAGCGGGCTCTGCGGCCGTATCTTCTCTCCCAGCCCTTCGACCAGGGCAAGGCCGGCATCTCCGGCAAGAAACGGAATGTCGGCCCCTACTGAAGAGAGAGAGCCGTTTTCAATGTCAAGGTCATAGTAAGCCTTTAGGTGCATCAGAAGCGCCGCAGCGTTGCCGCTGCCGGCTCCTATGCCGCTTCCCGCGGGAAATTCCTTTGTCAGGCGCATCCTCAGCGGGGGAATTATGGGAGAGCGGCTCCTCGCCCATTTCAATGCCCTGAAAAGGATATTTTCACCGCTGATCTTCATGCCCCTGACATCCAGAATGTCACCTATATTTTCATTGCCATGAGGCTGAATTGTCAACCCTTCTATGCCTTTTTTCTTCCAAAACAGAGAAATAATTTCATGGTAGCCGTCAGGTCTTCTTGAAAGGACCCTCAATGTCAGGTTGATCTTGACCGGGCTGATGTATGATCCATTCATTGCTGTCACCTCTGCCGGAATTGTTCCTCCAAAAAAAACATGCCCTGGCAAAAGCCAGGGCATGTGATCCTCACCGTTTAGAAAAGACTTTCCCCGCTTGACTCCAGCTGCACCTCGACCTCTCTTGTAAGGAGATCGGCATAACTGAAGGATACTGTGCTCTGCTGAGATTCAATATAGACAGTAAAAAGACTTGGATATGTCTCCTGAATGACCCCGTTGCGCTCTTCAACTTTTCTGCGTCCGTTCGCGGCTCTGTAAAAGATCCGGGACCCTTTGTGCAGACGCACAAGTTCTCTAATTGTATCCAAAGAATGCGCCATACACTTCACCTCCGACCCATAGTCGGACTATTGTACATCAATTTCAGATAAATATCAAGTTTTCAACAATATTTACTAATTGAAACAATCAGGGCTGTAACAGCACAAAGCTTTCATCACCCAAACAGGCCTCACTTTTTCAGGAGCAGCCTTTTGTCACCCACTCTGCGCGTGACACCCTTACTGTCAAAATATTCCAAAATCGGGAGGATATATTTTCTGCTGCTGTCAGTCAGGTCGCGGACTCCGGCAAGGGTTATCTCTCCCCCGATCCCGGCAAGTTTTTTCCGCAGGTCTTCCTCTATGTCGGATAAGAGAAGATAGCCGTCCCCGATCAAGGCAAGGTCCTTTTTTTCTTTCAGGTAT
It contains:
- a CDS encoding ferredoxin, giving the protein MGIKINLDECIGCGVCVQLCPEVFKLDEDEGKGMVISQEITDCAKEAADSCPVSAITID
- a CDS encoding 4-diphosphocytidyl-2C-methyl-D-erythritol kinase, which codes for MNGSYISPVKINLTLRVLSRRPDGYHEIISLFWKKKGIEGLTIQPHGNENIGDILDVRGMKISGENILFRALKWARSRSPIIPPLRMRLTKEFPAGSGIGAGSGNAAALLMHLKAYYDLDIENGSLSSVGADIPFLAGDAGLALVEGLGEKIRPQSPLKGLRWIIGFPYWRSDTSAAYRGIDDLRREARVSLCPEEYETEAFEILRKLRAGQAAGLLPNDFLEVVSKGRPEYFRAFETAESSGALAWGLSGSGSAFFMVFDDGELSRRAISLLDREDWVIKTTELE
- a CDS encoding phosphoribosyltransferase family protein; this encodes MRGQRTERLVRLAARFMLTPSKLVSLTDLAGKFNVSKTVISDDVEVINSAMTAEGFGQMQVDRGRSGGARFIPLCTGEYRAKMLQNIAETLADKDRYLPGGLIYYSDLIFNPEIALSLGYAMSSLFPGSQPDVVMTSEVKGIPVAMFAAYAMGVPLAVCRFRNRPSDGSAVGVHYPTASGDVKTMYIGTRQLKRGCRVLIVDDFMRGGSTAAGMLLMAKQFDAEVVGVGIFIASEEPEIKAVPEFRSLLTLSHSQGQANLFVTPDK
- a CDS encoding Veg family protein, which codes for MAHSLDTIRELVRLHKGSRIFYRAANGRRKVEERNGVIQETYPSLFTVYIESQQSTVSFSYADLLTREVEVQLESSGESLF